A genome region from Arachis duranensis cultivar V14167 chromosome 6, aradu.V14167.gnm2.J7QH, whole genome shotgun sequence includes the following:
- the LOC107494110 gene encoding protein NRT1/ PTR FAMILY 3.1, translating to MEIEKNVTKGNGESVAEEERNKNMKRKQCRQGGIRTLPFILANEVCDRFAVAGFSGNLISYLTQVMNMPLVAASNTLTNFAGTSSFTPLLGAIIAESFAGRFWTITIASLIYELGMISMTLSAILPHFRPPPCPKQVNCQEATSSQLWILYMSLLLTSLGSGGIRPCVVPFSGDQFDMSKKGVESRKWNLFNWYFFSMGFASLSALTVVVYIQDNMGWGWGLGIPTIAMMISIVAFVVGFPLYKHVKPEGSPLIRLAQVVVAAIKKRKQPLPSDAKLLYQNKELDASISTEGTLLHSDQFKWLDKAAIVTEEDSRDPNAEPKLWKLATVHRVEELKSIIRMLPIWASGILQVTASSHLHSFVIQQARSMDRHLSPSFQISPASMSIFSVLTMMVGVILYERLFVPFARRFTKNPAGITCLQRMGVGFVINIVATIIAAFVEIKRKSAAAKHHLLDDPKATIPISVFWLVPQYVIHGVAEIFSSVGHLEFLYDQSPESMRSSATALYSITSAIGNYIGTLLVSLVHAYTGKERNWLPDRNLNRGRLENYYFLVCGIQVVNLIYYSICAWFYTYKPVEQESTSEMNKEYHDLERAKENVSSVVVTDGRDENGDL from the exons ATGGAGATAGAGAAGAATGTTACAAAGGGCAATGGAGAAAGCgttgcagaagaagaaagaaacaaaaatatgaAGAGGAAGCAGTGCCGTCAAGGAGGCATAAGAACTTTACCTTTCATCCTTG CAAATGAAGTGTGTGATAGATTTGCGGTGGCTGGGTTCTCTGGCAACTTGATAAGTTACCTGACACAAGTGATGAACATGCCATTGGTAGCAGCCTCCAACACACTCACAAACTTTGCTGGAACATCAAGCTTCACTCCTCTCCTTGGTGCTATCATTGCTGAGTCTTTTGCTGGCCGCTTTTGGACCATTACTATTGCTTCTCTCATCTATGAACTG GGAATGATTAGCATGACATTATCAGCTATACTTCCACATTTTCGTCCACCACCATGCCCAAAACAAGTGAATTGCCAAGAAGCCACATCCTCACAGCTATGGATATTATACATGTCTCTACTCCTCACATCTCTTGGCTCAGGTGGCATTAGACCCTGTGTGGTGCCCTTTTCAGGAGACCAATTTGACATGTCCAAAAAGGGTGTGGAGTCCAGAAAGTGGAACCTGTTCAATTGGTATTTTTTCAGCATGGGCTTTGCTTCACTAAGTGCTTTGACAGTTGTGGTTTACATCCAAGACAACATGGGGTGGGGTTGGGGGCTTGGGATTCCAACCATTGCAATGATGATATCCATTGTTGCATTTGTGGTTGGCTTCCCTCTCTATAAGCATGTCAAGCCAGAGGGCAGTCCTTTGATTCGTTTGGCACAAGTGGTTGTGGCTGCTATCAAGAAGAGGAAACAACCTTTGCCTTCTGATGCTAAGCTTTTGTACCAAAATAAGGAGCTTGATGCTAGCATTTCCACAGAAGGAACTCTTCTACACTCTGATCAATTTAA ATGGTTGGACAAGGCTGCAATTGTAACAGAGGAAGATAGCAGAGACCCAAACGCAGAACCAAAGTTATGGAAACTAGCCACTGTCCACAGAGTAGAAGAGCTGAAATCAATCATCAGAATGCTTCCAATATGGGCATCAGGAATTTTACAAGTAACAGCCTCATCACACCTCCACAGCTTCGTCATCCAACAAGCTCGATCAATGGACCGCCACCTCTCTCCCTCCTTCCAAATCTCCCCTGCCAGCATGTCCATATTCAGTGTCCTAACCATGATGGTCGGCGTCATACTCTACGAGCGCCTCTTCGTTCCCTTCGCCCGCAGGTTCACCAAGAACCCTGCAGGCATCACATGCCTGCAGAGAATGGGAGTAGGCTTCGTCATCAACATTGTGGCAACTATTATCGCCGCCTTCGTCGAAATCAAGAGGAAGTCTGCCGCAGCAAAGCACCATTTATTGGACGATCCCAAAGCCACGATTCCAATCAGTGTCTTCTGGTTGGTGCCGCAGTATGTAATTCATGGAGTAGCTGAAATTTTTTCGTCTGTTGGACATTTGGAATTCTTGTATGATCAATCACCTGAAAGTATGAGAAGTAGTGCTACTGCTTTGTATAGCATAACTTCGGCCATTGGGAATTACATTGGAACGTTGTTGGTATCACTGGTTCATGCATACACCGGTAAAGAAAGAAATTGGTTACCTGATAGGAATCTCAATAGGGGTAGATTGGAGAATTACTACTTTCTTGTTTGTGGAATTCAAGTTGTTAATCTCATTTACTATTCCATTTGTGCTTGGTTTTATACGTACAAGCCTGTGGAGCAGGAAAGTACTAGTGAAATGAACAAGGAGTATCATGATTTGGAACGTGCCAAGGAAAATGTGTCATCTGTTGTTGTAACAGATGGTAGAGATGAAAATGGAGATTTATag